In Candidatus Dormiibacterota bacterium, a genomic segment contains:
- a CDS encoding phosphoketolase family protein, translated as MQTHADTPTTPLSQDELQRVDAYWRAANYLSIGQIYLLDNPLLREPLRIEHIKKRLLGHWGTSPGLNLVYAHMNRLIGRNDLNAIFIAGPGHGGPAVVANAYLEGTYTERYAHISQDESGMQRLFKQFSFPGGIPSHASPDAPGSIHEGGELGYSLLHAYGAAFDNPDLFVCCVIGDGEAETGALATSWHGNKFLNPVHDGAVLPILHLNGYKLAGPTVLARIDEDELLSLLRGYGYEPQLVAGDDPALVHQALAAALDAAVLRIRGIQSDARAHGFSARPRWPAIVLRTPKGWTGPKYVDGLQIEGTFRAHQIPIGDFEHKPEHLAQFEAWMRSYRPQELFDQDGRLRPDIARLAPSADRRMSANPHANGGELLVPLALPDFRNYAVTVEKPGNSVAESTRVAGLFLRDTIRANPTTFRIFAPDETASNRLDALFEITDRCSTAHIIPIDDHVGPDGRVMEILSEHSVQGWLEGYLLTGRHGLLTSYEAFVHVVDSMFNQHAKWIDAANAIAWRAPIASFNYLLTSHVWRQDHNGFTHQDPGFLDVVMNKSASVVRVYLPPDANTLLSVTDHCLRSSNYINVVVAGKQPELQWLGMEAAVAHCTEGVGIWTWASNDEGVEPDVVMACAGDVPTLETLAAVDFLRTHVPEMRIRVVNVVDLMRLQPQSAHPHGMTDRDFDSIFTTDKPVIFAFHGYPWLVHRLTYRRTNHDNLHVHGYKEKGTTTTPFDMTVLNELDRFHLAGDAIDRVARLQERSAHAKQLIRDRLVEHRNYITTFGDDLPEVKNWTWSRAEAP; from the coding sequence ATGCAGACTCACGCCGATACGCCGACGACACCCTTGAGCCAAGACGAACTCCAACGCGTCGATGCTTATTGGCGCGCGGCGAATTATCTCAGCATCGGGCAGATCTATCTTCTCGACAATCCTCTGTTGCGGGAGCCTTTACGGATCGAACACATCAAGAAGCGGCTCCTGGGCCATTGGGGCACTTCGCCGGGACTCAACTTAGTCTACGCCCATATGAACCGGCTCATTGGGCGCAACGATCTCAACGCGATCTTCATCGCCGGACCGGGGCACGGCGGGCCCGCCGTGGTTGCCAACGCGTATCTCGAAGGCACCTACACCGAGCGTTACGCCCACATTTCGCAAGACGAATCGGGCATGCAGCGGCTCTTCAAGCAGTTCTCCTTTCCCGGCGGCATTCCGAGCCACGCGTCGCCGGATGCGCCCGGATCGATCCACGAAGGTGGCGAGCTTGGCTACAGTCTGCTTCATGCGTACGGCGCAGCTTTCGACAATCCGGACTTATTCGTATGCTGCGTCATCGGCGACGGCGAAGCGGAGACGGGCGCCCTTGCGACCAGTTGGCACGGCAACAAATTCCTCAACCCCGTGCACGATGGCGCGGTCTTACCGATCCTGCATCTCAACGGCTATAAACTTGCCGGCCCAACGGTCTTGGCGCGTATCGATGAGGACGAATTGCTCTCGCTCCTGCGCGGGTACGGATACGAACCGCAGCTCGTCGCCGGCGACGACCCGGCGCTCGTGCATCAAGCCTTGGCAGCGGCGCTCGACGCGGCCGTGCTGCGGATACGCGGCATTCAATCCGACGCACGCGCGCACGGCTTCTCGGCAAGGCCGCGATGGCCCGCGATCGTACTGCGGACTCCTAAGGGCTGGACGGGCCCGAAATACGTTGACGGCTTGCAGATCGAAGGGACGTTCCGCGCGCATCAGATTCCCATCGGGGACTTCGAACACAAGCCCGAGCATCTCGCGCAGTTCGAAGCATGGATGCGTTCCTATCGACCCCAAGAGTTATTCGACCAGGACGGGCGGTTGCGTCCCGATATCGCGCGCTTGGCGCCGTCGGCGGATCGCCGCATGAGTGCCAACCCGCACGCCAACGGCGGGGAATTGCTCGTCCCGCTCGCTCTTCCCGACTTTCGGAACTATGCGGTGACCGTTGAAAAACCCGGCAATAGCGTGGCTGAGTCCACGCGCGTCGCCGGACTGTTCCTGCGCGATACGATCCGCGCGAACCCGACGACCTTCCGCATATTTGCTCCCGACGAGACCGCCTCGAATCGTCTCGATGCGCTCTTTGAGATTACCGATCGTTGTTCGACGGCGCACATCATTCCCATCGACGACCACGTCGGCCCGGACGGGCGGGTCATGGAGATCCTGAGCGAGCACAGCGTACAAGGCTGGCTCGAAGGGTATCTCCTCACTGGGAGGCACGGGCTCTTGACGTCGTACGAAGCGTTCGTGCACGTCGTCGACTCGATGTTCAACCAGCATGCAAAGTGGATCGACGCCGCCAATGCCATCGCGTGGCGAGCGCCGATCGCATCGTTCAACTACTTGCTGACATCGCACGTATGGCGCCAGGATCACAACGGCTTTACGCATCAAGATCCCGGCTTTCTCGATGTAGTGATGAACAAGTCGGCGAGCGTCGTGCGCGTCTATCTGCCGCCCGATGCCAACACCCTGCTCTCCGTGACGGATCACTGCTTGCGCAGCAGCAACTACATCAACGTCGTCGTCGCGGGCAAACAGCCCGAGCTTCAGTGGCTGGGAATGGAGGCGGCCGTCGCCCACTGCACGGAAGGGGTGGGCATCTGGACGTGGGCCAGCAACGACGAGGGCGTGGAGCCCGACGTCGTTATGGCATGCGCGGGAGACGTCCCCACGCTCGAAACGCTTGCGGCGGTGGATTTCTTGCGCACGCACGTTCCCGAGATGCGCATCCGCGTCGTCAACGTCGTCGATCTCATGCGCCTTCAGCCGCAAAGCGCGCATCCGCACGGCATGACCGACCGCGACTTCGATTCGATTTTCACCACCGACAAGCCGGTGATCTTTGCCTTTCACGGGTATCCATGGCTGGTTCATCGGCTCACCTATCGCCGCACCAATCACGACAATCTGCACGTACACGGTTATAAGGAGAAAGGCACGACGACCACGCCGTTCGACATGACGGTCCTCAACGAACTCGATCGCTTTCACTTGGCGGGCGATGCCATCGACCGCGTCGCGCGCCTGCAAGAACGCAGCGCGCATGCGAAACAGTTGATTCGCGACCGGCTCGTAGAGCATCGCAACTATATCACGACGTTCGGAGACGATCTGCCGGAGGTGAAAAACTGGACGTGGTCCCGGGCCGAAGCACCTTGA
- a CDS encoding DUF6496 domain-containing protein, which produces MAVLRKKTTGKKTTRKTTARKKTTSRKQATSRKKTTRKYGPKAAEKVERAMHEMHEGTLKSGGSGKPVTSRDQAVAIGLEEARKSGAKVPRAKKS; this is translated from the coding sequence ATGGCCGTACTCCGCAAAAAGACAACCGGCAAAAAAACGACGCGCAAGACGACCGCACGCAAGAAGACGACATCCCGAAAGCAGGCAACGTCCCGGAAGAAGACGACCCGGAAATACGGGCCGAAAGCCGCGGAAAAGGTCGAACGCGCGATGCACGAGATGCACGAAGGAACCCTCAAGAGCGGCGGCTCCGGAAAACCCGTGACCAGCCGCGACCAGGCCGTAGCGATCGGCTTGGAAGAGGCGCGCAAATCCGGCGCCAAGGTGCCTCGCGCAAAAAAGAGCTAG
- a CDS encoding aspartate aminotransferase family protein: MSEAMLTANDALLATYNRAPVTFVRGEGCELIDAQGNRYLDFIAGIAVCALGHAHPAIADAVAEQANTLVHTSNLYHHEPSGTLARTLVERSGLARAFFCNSGTEANEAAIKLARKLAYRNGEPERTTILSCSGSFHGRTLGALAATANDAYKVGFGPMPGGFAFTPFNDIAALERNLDANVAAFIVEPVQGESGVHPADPEFLRAARQLCDERGALLIFDEIQCGMGRLGPLFAFEAFDVVPDVVTMAKALANGLPIGAMLVAERAASGLQPGDHGSTFGGSPVSAAAAIAHLRVRDQVGLEEHVRDVAATFKEGLQELSVEYSPVFGTPRGMGLLLGLPVHEPHEVGNLVAALRERGVLAGTAGGNTLRFAPPLIATRAHVDRVLAALRVCAETMAGTSMETVPGG; this comes from the coding sequence ATGAGCGAGGCTATGCTGACGGCGAACGATGCTCTGCTGGCGACTTACAACCGCGCTCCGGTCACGTTCGTGCGCGGCGAAGGCTGTGAATTGATCGATGCGCAGGGAAACCGGTACCTCGATTTTATCGCGGGCATCGCGGTGTGCGCGCTCGGACACGCGCACCCGGCCATCGCCGATGCGGTTGCCGAGCAGGCCAACACCCTCGTGCACACGAGCAATCTCTACCATCACGAACCATCGGGCACGCTGGCCCGCACGCTGGTCGAGCGGTCGGGTTTAGCGCGGGCGTTTTTCTGCAACTCGGGCACCGAGGCGAATGAGGCCGCGATCAAGCTCGCGCGCAAACTCGCCTATCGCAACGGGGAGCCGGAACGGACGACGATTCTGTCGTGTAGCGGTTCGTTTCACGGACGTACGCTCGGTGCGCTCGCGGCGACCGCGAACGATGCGTACAAAGTTGGATTTGGACCGATGCCGGGCGGATTTGCGTTTACGCCGTTCAACGACATCGCGGCGCTGGAGCGAAATCTCGATGCGAACGTCGCGGCATTCATCGTCGAGCCCGTGCAGGGTGAAAGCGGCGTGCATCCCGCCGACCCCGAGTTTCTGCGAGCGGCGCGGCAGTTGTGCGACGAGCGCGGCGCGCTGTTGATCTTCGATGAGATTCAATGTGGAATGGGTCGCCTCGGGCCGCTCTTTGCGTTTGAAGCGTTCGACGTCGTGCCCGACGTGGTGACGATGGCGAAGGCGTTGGCGAACGGGCTTCCGATCGGTGCGATGCTGGTGGCGGAGCGCGCGGCGAGCGGCCTGCAACCGGGCGATCATGGCTCCACTTTCGGAGGATCGCCCGTGAGCGCCGCCGCGGCGATCGCGCATTTACGCGTGCGCGATCAAGTGGGCCTCGAGGAGCACGTACGAGACGTGGCGGCAACGTTCAAAGAAGGCCTGCAAGAGCTGTCGGTCGAGTACTCGCCGGTATTCGGAACGCCGCGAGGCATGGGGCTATTGCTCGGGTTGCCGGTGCACGAGCCGCATGAAGTCGGGAACCTCGTTGCCGCGTTACGCGAGCGCGGGGTACTGGCCGGAACCGCGGGCGGGAACACGCTGCGCTTTGCGCCGCCCCTCATCGCGACGCGCGCGCACGTGGATCGCGTGCTTGCCGCGTTGAGAGTTTGCGCTGAAACCATGGCGGGTACCAGCATGGAAACCGTTCCTGGAGGATAG
- the argJ gene encoding bifunctional glutamate N-acetyltransferase/amino-acid acetyltransferase ArgJ — protein sequence MLAQFVLEDDVRLVAVRGGLGAVPGIRLAGVHSGIKARKRDLALIAFDEPQVCAAAVTTNEIKAAPVLVSAEHLAASGDSMRALVCNSGCANACTGERGDRDARATARQAAALLDIAPTEVVVASTGVIGVPLPMDRLQRGLERCVAQLENGGKSSHDAAEAIMTTDRVPKLSAYSFYHGGKKHVVGGIAKGSGMIAPNMATMLAFIATDVPMSRAALQAELLACVDESFNMISVDGDMSTNDATYAFAPVGTDAPPPAFGRALRQVCLDLAQAMVADGEGATKTLTMHVTGARDTSQARAVARAVINSNLVKTALFGEDPNWGRMIAAAGAARVGLDPDTWSLLLNGKTWVERGAIEALSEAEAHRELELHEIVVELQLGVGDARATAWGCDLSRDYVRINASYRT from the coding sequence ATGCTCGCGCAGTTTGTGCTTGAAGACGACGTACGGCTGGTTGCCGTGCGTGGAGGGCTGGGCGCGGTGCCGGGCATTCGTTTGGCCGGCGTGCACTCCGGAATCAAAGCGCGCAAGCGAGACCTGGCGTTGATTGCCTTCGACGAACCACAAGTTTGCGCGGCTGCGGTCACCACCAACGAAATCAAGGCGGCGCCGGTGCTGGTGAGCGCGGAGCACCTGGCAGCTTCGGGCGACTCGATGCGCGCGCTGGTCTGCAATTCGGGCTGCGCGAACGCCTGCACCGGCGAGCGAGGTGACCGCGACGCTCGCGCGACGGCACGCCAAGCGGCTGCCCTGCTGGATATCGCACCGACCGAGGTGGTGGTGGCATCGACGGGTGTGATCGGCGTGCCGTTGCCGATGGATCGCCTGCAGCGCGGGCTCGAGCGCTGTGTCGCGCAATTGGAGAACGGCGGAAAATCCAGCCACGATGCGGCCGAGGCGATCATGACGACCGATCGCGTGCCGAAGCTTTCCGCATACTCGTTCTATCACGGCGGGAAGAAGCACGTCGTGGGCGGCATCGCTAAGGGCTCGGGAATGATCGCGCCGAACATGGCCACGATGCTTGCGTTTATCGCGACCGACGTACCGATGTCGCGTGCCGCGCTGCAAGCCGAACTGCTCGCATGCGTGGACGAGAGTTTCAATATGATCTCGGTAGATGGTGATATGTCGACCAACGATGCCACGTATGCGTTCGCACCGGTGGGCACCGACGCTCCGCCGCCGGCTTTTGGACGCGCGCTGCGACAGGTATGCTTGGATTTAGCGCAAGCGATGGTGGCCGACGGTGAGGGCGCGACCAAGACGCTCACGATGCACGTGACCGGTGCGCGCGACACGTCGCAGGCCCGCGCGGTTGCACGCGCGGTCATCAATAGTAATCTCGTGAAGACGGCGCTGTTCGGGGAGGATCCCAACTGGGGGCGCATGATCGCGGCCGCCGGAGCGGCCCGCGTGGGGCTCGATCCGGATACGTGGTCGCTGCTGCTGAATGGAAAAACCTGGGTGGAGCGCGGCGCGATCGAAGCGCTCTCCGAGGCAGAGGCGCACCGCGAACTCGAACTGCACGAGATCGTCGTCGAACTGCAACTTGGCGTCGGCGATGCACGCGCGACCGCGTGGGGATGCGATCTTTCGCGCGACTACGTGCGCATCAACGCGAGCTACCGGACATGA
- the argC gene encoding N-acetyl-gamma-glutamyl-phosphate reductase: MTRVHVWGASGYAAAEAIRLLDGHPLVELGVLESRSHAGQTVAEHFPLLRKLPYRFSASGSLMAALGSGDVVIAAGGHGEARDIAPAMLAAGARLIDLSADFRFDDDAVYGLCEWNAAQILDADLVANPGCYPTATLLAVLPLTLAREGVAGIGTLQRIIVDAKSGITGAGRNPSVGALFAEVAGDIRAYGLDGHRHQPEIERIFAQHALDAPLTFTPHVVPIARGMLVDAYCVFDDAVDADAVHALYREAYANSPFVRVLASGQTPSVAAVVGTNDAELRIDVQGSLVRVICAIDNLGKGAAGQAVQNLNIMLGYPEETGFHARAVCA, from the coding sequence ATGACGCGCGTGCACGTGTGGGGAGCCAGCGGGTATGCTGCCGCCGAGGCGATTCGGTTGCTCGACGGGCATCCGCTTGTGGAGCTGGGCGTACTCGAAAGCCGGAGCCACGCCGGGCAAACGGTTGCCGAGCATTTTCCATTACTGCGGAAGCTGCCCTATCGATTCTCCGCGAGCGGCAGCCTGATGGCGGCCTTGGGTTCGGGCGACGTCGTGATCGCGGCGGGCGGGCATGGCGAGGCGCGCGATATCGCGCCGGCGATGCTGGCTGCCGGAGCGCGCCTGATCGATCTTTCGGCGGATTTTCGGTTCGACGACGATGCGGTCTATGGGCTGTGCGAGTGGAATGCGGCGCAGATTCTGGATGCGGACTTGGTCGCGAATCCGGGTTGCTACCCAACGGCGACGCTGCTTGCGGTCTTGCCGCTCACGCTCGCGCGCGAGGGCGTTGCGGGTATCGGGACGTTGCAGCGCATCATCGTGGATGCGAAGAGCGGGATCACCGGCGCGGGGCGTAATCCGAGCGTCGGCGCGCTCTTTGCGGAAGTCGCCGGCGATATTCGCGCCTATGGACTCGACGGGCACCGGCATCAGCCCGAGATCGAACGGATCTTCGCGCAACACGCGCTCGACGCGCCGCTCACGTTTACGCCGCACGTGGTGCCGATCGCGCGCGGCATGCTCGTGGATGCATACTGCGTCTTCGACGATGCCGTGGACGCGGATGCCGTGCACGCGTTGTATCGCGAAGCGTACGCGAACAGCCCGTTCGTTCGGGTGCTTGCAAGCGGGCAGACGCCGAGCGTTGCAGCGGTCGTCGGGACGAACGACGCGGAGCTCCGGATCGACGTGCAAGGGAGCCTCGTGCGCGTGATCTGCGCGATCGACAACCTGGGCAAGGGAGCCGCAGGGCAAGCGGTGCAGAATCTGAACATCATGCTCGGCTATCCGGAGGAGACGGGATTTCATGCTCGCGCAGTTTGTGCTTGA
- the argH gene encoding argininosuccinate lyase — translation MSGLNGSNATPAALQWGGRFEQPPDPVLLAFGSSLEDDLVLAPFDVLCSQAHVDALSGGKIVDEAKAASLQRALAQVASEVKGGSFAAWARASGAEDVHGAIDGRVRELCDDGAGDWLHAGRSRNDQVATTLSLYARQRARAGAAASIALARHLVRLASEEFVEGTLLAAVTHWQPAQPVSLAFWLSAAAEPFVRSARRFADVANDAARSCALGSAALAGSTLPLARHAAAQRLGFQAPSRNALDAVGTRDNLLDVAQAYVRVVLDASRIAADLIVWATPAYGYVRLGDASSTGSSLMPQKRNPDPFELVRGGASELNGMYAGALGTLAGLPLSYQRDLQQTKRLGLQIVERGARMLEAFDIALRDTTFVPAAMNARAGDGYAVATDVADALIAAGVSARSAHALVGERVREAEAQGRALDAGDLTELARKANLAHLAAPLEAGSSVRAKVTPGSTGPQAVREAIESMTDEIDAIEAAL, via the coding sequence ATGAGCGGATTGAACGGCTCGAACGCTACCCCCGCTGCCTTGCAGTGGGGCGGCAGGTTCGAGCAGCCGCCGGACCCGGTCTTGTTGGCTTTCGGATCCTCATTGGAAGACGATCTCGTGTTGGCGCCCTTCGACGTTCTGTGTTCGCAAGCGCACGTGGATGCGTTGAGCGGCGGAAAGATCGTCGATGAAGCGAAGGCGGCATCGCTGCAGCGCGCGCTCGCGCAGGTAGCAAGCGAGGTGAAGGGCGGCAGTTTTGCGGCGTGGGCACGCGCGAGCGGTGCGGAGGACGTGCATGGCGCCATCGACGGGCGAGTGCGCGAACTGTGCGACGATGGCGCCGGCGATTGGCTGCACGCGGGCCGTAGCCGCAACGATCAGGTAGCGACCACGCTCTCGCTCTATGCGCGGCAGCGCGCGCGCGCGGGCGCTGCCGCGTCGATAGCGCTGGCGCGGCATCTCGTGCGCTTGGCGAGCGAGGAATTCGTCGAGGGCACGCTGCTGGCGGCGGTGACGCATTGGCAACCGGCGCAGCCGGTCTCGCTCGCATTCTGGCTGTCGGCGGCGGCCGAGCCGTTCGTGCGGAGCGCGCGGCGGTTTGCGGACGTTGCGAACGATGCCGCCCGTTCGTGCGCGCTGGGTTCGGCCGCGCTGGCGGGATCGACGCTGCCGCTCGCCCGGCATGCCGCGGCGCAGCGCTTAGGATTCCAGGCGCCCTCGCGCAATGCACTCGATGCGGTAGGCACGCGCGACAATTTGCTCGACGTGGCGCAGGCGTACGTGCGGGTGGTGCTCGACGCATCGCGCATCGCTGCGGATCTCATCGTGTGGGCGACCCCGGCGTACGGCTACGTGCGCCTCGGCGATGCCTCGTCGACGGGCTCGAGTCTGATGCCGCAGAAACGCAATCCCGATCCCTTCGAATTAGTGCGGGGCGGCGCGTCGGAACTGAACGGCATGTATGCGGGAGCGCTCGGGACGCTCGCGGGTTTGCCGCTCTCATATCAGCGCGATTTACAGCAAACCAAGCGCCTGGGCTTGCAGATCGTCGAGCGCGGCGCGCGAATGCTCGAAGCCTTCGATATCGCGTTGCGCGATACGACCTTCGTGCCCGCGGCGATGAACGCTCGCGCCGGCGACGGATATGCGGTTGCCACGGATGTGGCCGACGCGCTCATCGCCGCGGGCGTTTCGGCTCGGTCGGCGCACGCGCTGGTCGGCGAACGCGTGCGCGAGGCGGAAGCGCAGGGCCGAGCGCTCGACGCCGGCGATCTGACCGAACTTGCGCGAAAGGCGAATCTCGCACACCTGGCGGCGCCGCTCGAGGCCGGCAGCAGCGTGCGCGCCAAGGTGACGCCGGGATCGACCGGGCCGCAGGCCGTGCGCGAGGCCATCGAGTCGATGACCGACGAGATCGATGCGATCGAGGCGGCGCTATGA
- a CDS encoding argininosuccinate synthase, whose product MSRIVLAYSGGLDTSVLLKKLILDGHEVIAMTADLGESDASTALQTGSASGNPASELEAVRAKALALGAYDAVVVDARDRLVNEHVWPALQANALYQGVYPLSAALSRPLIAALLVETAQRFSADTVAHGCTGKGNDQVRIELAVRALDPSLHVRAPLRETPLSRPDAMAFAAAHGVPIAHTAAKPYSIDANLWGRSIEAGVLEDPWNEPPEDAYAWTASPQTRPQAADEIVLTFAAGVPGFGALGTTLNAIDGIAALNVLAGKHGIGRIDIVEDRVIGVKSREVYEAPAASVLIAAHKALERLVLTRDELRFKATCDQKYAELAYDGLWMSPLRDALDAFNASFARRMAGEVRVRLHQGAVTVTGVRSEFALYDEALATYGAGDAFDHHAADGFIRLYGLPLDRIARLKAPVAAG is encoded by the coding sequence ATGAGCCGGATTGTTTTAGCGTACTCAGGTGGGCTCGATACCTCGGTGCTGCTCAAGAAATTGATTCTCGACGGGCACGAAGTGATCGCCATGACGGCCGATCTCGGCGAGAGCGACGCTTCGACCGCGCTCCAGACCGGGTCGGCGAGCGGCAACCCCGCATCGGAACTGGAGGCGGTGCGCGCGAAGGCGCTGGCGCTAGGCGCGTACGATGCGGTGGTGGTCGACGCGCGCGATCGGTTAGTCAACGAACACGTGTGGCCCGCGTTGCAAGCCAATGCGTTGTATCAGGGCGTGTATCCGCTCTCGGCCGCGCTTTCGCGTCCGCTGATTGCGGCCTTATTGGTGGAGACGGCACAACGCTTCTCGGCCGACACGGTCGCGCACGGTTGCACGGGGAAAGGCAACGACCAGGTGCGTATAGAGCTGGCGGTGCGGGCGCTCGACCCCTCGCTCCACGTGCGTGCACCGCTCCGCGAGACGCCGCTTTCTCGGCCGGATGCGATGGCGTTCGCCGCGGCGCACGGCGTCCCGATCGCGCATACCGCGGCCAAGCCGTACTCCATCGATGCGAATCTCTGGGGGCGCTCGATCGAGGCGGGCGTGTTGGAAGACCCGTGGAACGAGCCACCCGAGGATGCTTACGCGTGGACCGCATCGCCGCAGACGCGCCCGCAGGCCGCCGACGAGATCGTGCTGACGTTCGCGGCGGGAGTACCCGGCTTCGGCGCGCTCGGCACAACGTTGAACGCGATCGATGGGATCGCGGCGCTCAACGTGCTCGCGGGCAAACACGGGATCGGACGCATCGACATCGTTGAGGACCGCGTCATCGGCGTGAAATCGCGCGAAGTCTACGAAGCGCCCGCTGCGAGCGTTTTGATTGCGGCCCATAAGGCGCTGGAGCGTTTGGTGCTTACGCGCGACGAACTGCGCTTCAAAGCGACGTGCGATCAAAAGTATGCGGAACTGGCGTACGACGGGCTTTGGATGTCGCCGCTGCGCGATGCGCTCGATGCCTTCAATGCCAGTTTTGCCCGGCGAATGGCGGGCGAAGTGCGGGTGCGCCTGCATCAAGGCGCCGTCACCGTCACCGGCGTGCGCTCGGAGTTCGCGCTCTATGACGAAGCCTTGGCAACGTACGGCGCCGGGGATGCGTTCGATCACCATGCGGCAGATGGATTCATTCGGCTCTACGGACTCCCGCTCGATCGGATCGCGCGGTTGAAGGCGCCGGTCGCGGCCGGATGA
- the argR gene encoding arginine repressor — translation MKDRRQRAILTLVATRPIHSQDELVALLEKQGYEVTQATVSRDIKELGLIKVPIKTESDDDALFKYVVPSATVNYVSRLHRVVSELVLGAEGSVNLIVLRTPPGSAMMVASAIDEAAWPEIIGTVGGDDTILVIVRSAEEMPVIKQRFLDLKGTNAA, via the coding sequence ATGAAAGACCGCCGTCAACGCGCCATCCTCACCCTGGTCGCGACGCGACCGATCCATTCGCAAGACGAACTCGTTGCGCTGCTCGAGAAGCAGGGCTACGAGGTGACGCAGGCGACCGTTTCGCGCGATATCAAGGAGCTCGGGCTCATCAAGGTGCCGATTAAGACCGAGAGCGACGACGACGCGCTTTTCAAATACGTCGTGCCGAGCGCGACGGTGAATTACGTCTCGCGGTTGCATCGGGTCGTTTCGGAGCTGGTGCTCGGTGCGGAAGGGAGCGTGAACCTCATCGTCTTGCGCACGCCGCCCGGGAGCGCGATGATGGTGGCATCGGCCATCGACGAAGCGGCGTGGCCGGAGATTATCGGCACCGTCGGCGGCGACGATACGATCCTGGTGATCGTACGGTCGGCCGAAGAAATGCCCGTGATCAAACAACGTTTTCTCGATCTGAAGGGGACTAACGCGGCATGA
- the argF gene encoding ornithine carbamoyltransferase, whose translation MRVPAAQRPAISRRTGSETAPPPEASAPMALPPYFTTRRPEATGVAYSFILCINIHTMYAVAPSPANTLRGRNVLQVDDLTAAELSSVLRLATYLKTLPLAEQRSLARGRTLAMLFEKPSLRTRVSFEVAMNQLGGETLFASGSEFMVGSRETPEDVSRVLSRYVDAIVVRTHAHEPLERFARASTVPVINGLSAAAHPCQALADLLTMQERFGSVEGLRIAYLGDAKNNVAASLAVAAVQLGATVQFGCPPTHRPSEAYLEHLQALGAPSGGSARAFSSAVRAVRGADVLYTDVWTSMGEERYRERNDAMLRPYAVTDELLGYAQPHAIFMHCLPAHRGEEVTESVIEGEHSVVFDQAENRLHAQKALLVALLTDCKGMPV comes from the coding sequence ATGCGGGTTCCCGCCGCCCAGAGGCCTGCGATCTCTCGCAGGACCGGGTCCGAGACCGCGCCCCCTCCGGAGGCTTCCGCGCCCATGGCGTTGCCGCCGTACTTCACGACGAGAAGACCGGAGGCGACTGGGGTTGCATATTCATTCATTCTATGCATAAATATACACACAATGTATGCCGTAGCGCCATCCCCCGCGAATACGCTTCGCGGGAGGAACGTCCTCCAGGTAGATGATCTGACCGCGGCCGAGCTGAGTTCGGTGCTGCGCCTTGCGACCTACCTAAAAACCCTCCCGCTAGCGGAGCAGCGCTCGCTGGCCCGAGGCCGGACGCTTGCAATGCTGTTTGAGAAGCCGAGCCTGCGCACGCGCGTTTCCTTCGAGGTGGCGATGAACCAACTCGGCGGCGAGACGCTGTTCGCATCGGGCAGCGAATTTATGGTCGGCTCCCGCGAAACGCCCGAAGATGTTTCGCGCGTGCTCTCGAGATACGTCGACGCGATCGTGGTCCGCACGCACGCGCACGAACCGCTCGAGCGTTTCGCTCGCGCATCCACCGTGCCGGTGATTAACGGTCTCTCCGCCGCGGCGCATCCGTGCCAGGCGTTGGCCGATCTGCTCACCATGCAAGAGCGCTTCGGCTCGGTCGAAGGCTTGCGGATCGCATATCTGGGCGATGCCAAGAACAACGTTGCGGCCTCGCTTGCCGTCGCGGCCGTGCAGCTCGGCGCGACGGTGCAGTTCGGCTGCCCGCCGACGCATCGGCCGAGCGAAGCCTACCTGGAGCACTTGCAGGCGCTCGGCGCACCCTCTGGCGGGTCGGCCCGCGCGTTCTCGAGTGCGGTGCGGGCGGTGCGCGGCGCGGACGTACTCTATACCGACGTGTGGACGTCGATGGGCGAGGAGCGCTATCGCGAACGCAACGATGCGATGTTGCGCCCGTACGCGGTAACCGACGAACTGCTGGGCTACGCGCAGCCGCATGCCATCTTCATGCACTGTCTCCCCGCGCATCGGGGAGAAGAAGTCACCGAAAGCGTGATCGAGGGCGAGCATAGCGTCGTCTTCGACCAGGCCGAGAATCGTTTGCACGCGCAGAAGGCGCTGCTTGTCGCTCTCCTCACCGATTGTAAGGGAATGCCGGTATGA